One region of Vidua macroura isolate BioBank_ID:100142 chromosome 21, ASM2450914v1, whole genome shotgun sequence genomic DNA includes:
- the LOC128817844 gene encoding ly6/PLAUR domain-containing protein 1-like produces MLCGHMAGGAHGILSLLTVVFVLPEVSGLQCYGCNIVVGTKNVDMGCSNPEVITCSQSHQGFKHRFCIKTESVVLGILLTSGCATSRHCQQQELPGVRIHCCDTDLCNGSPRAPRPPPGHLLLPCILAALLLS; encoded by the exons ATGCTCTGCGGACACATGGCCGGAGGTGCCCATGGGATCCTGTCTCTGCTGACCGTGGTGTTCGTCCTGCCAGAGG TGTCTGGACTCCAGTGTTATGGCTGCAACATCGTGGTTGGCACCAAAAACGTGGACATGGGGTGCTCCAACCCCGAGGTGATCACCTGCTCCCAGTCCCACCAGGGCTTCAAGCACCGCTTCTGCATTAAAACAGAGAGCG TGGTCCTGGGCATCCTGCTGACCAGCGGCTGCGCCACCTCTcgccactgccagcagcaggagctgccggGGGTCCGCATCCACTGCTGTGACACCGACCTGTGCAACGgctcccccagagccccccggccgccccccggccacctcctgctgccctgcatcctcgctgccctgctcctctcctga